In Drosophila pseudoobscura strain MV-25-SWS-2005 chromosome 4, UCI_Dpse_MV25, whole genome shotgun sequence, the following proteins share a genomic window:
- the clumsy gene encoding glutamate receptor ionotropic, kainate 2 has protein sequence MWSLFNIYLVLILLSLARARQQFMVGSIFTSDKDEAEIAFRTAVDRANILERNIELVPTVVYANTDDSFIMEKMVCNLISQGVIAIFGPSTGSSSDIIASICNTLDIPHIVYDWLPNESIPDRQHSTMTLNVHPDNLLLSQGFAEIVQSFGWRSFTIIYESDRELQQLQDILQIGEPSNMPTTMKQLGPDEDYRPFLKEIKLSTDNCLIVHCSPSNLLSLLQQANELKMLGEYQSVFIPLLDTHTMDFGELSGVDANITTVRLMDPTDFHIKNVVHDWEEHEKRDGRYYKVDPGRVKTLMILLNDAVWLFSKGLTELGILEELTAPEVECKRKKSWPHGRRIIEFMKARSDEASTGRIDFNEYGQRSFFTLRFMEVNAGGYLDLATWDPVNGLDILNDDEESEKRVGQKLSNKTFIISSRLGAPFLTLKEPEEGEVLYGNARYEGYSIDLIDAIAQMLNFKYEFRMSPDGRYGSRNPTTQLWDGIVRQLIDGNADLGICDLTMTSSRRQAVDFTPPFMTLGISILFSKPPIPPTDLFSFLSPFSLDVWIYMGSAYLFISLLLFALARMAPDDWENPHPCKEPEEVENIWTIMNTTWLSIGSLMGQGCDILPKAASTRLVTGMWWFFALMMLNSYTANLAAFLTNSRQGNSISNAEDLAAQTKIKYGAMLGGSTLGFFRDSNFTTYQKMWTAMESASPSVFTKTNDEGVERVQKGKNLYAFMMESTTLEYNVERKCDLVQIGGWLDYKSYGIAMPFNSPYRKQISGAVLKLGELGNLAELKRKWWKEMHGGGSCEKSEDGGGDTPELGLENVGGVFLVLGLGLLSAMVLGCTEFFWNVKSVAIEEKISLKEALRSEVFFAMKIWITTKPVHTSSGSGSSSSSSSSSSSSKSGKSRSSRSKPSSTSKPLSMKSLKSLADPDIEASVHNKLKKIGSMFSLKSQKTPPPEIVWKVDKSTQMDEVLEPEEEPEVIPLPEQPHHRHHHHHHHHRHHHHHNQEEMDQDHQMEPSKNQRASKLSNGVP, from the exons ATGTGGtcattatttaatatatatttagtgCTGATTCTGCTGTCATTAGCCAGAGCTAGACAGCAGTTTATGGTGG GCAGCATCTTTACATCGGACAAGGATGAAGCAGAAATTGCATTTCGCACAGCAGTGGATCGGGCAAATATATTGGAACGAAATATAGAACTTGTTCCGACTGTGGTGTATGCCAATACGGACGATAGTTTTATTATGGAAAAGATGG TTTGCAATTTGATTTCCCAAGGGGTTATAGCCATTTTTGGACCCAGTACAGGCAGTAGTTCGG ATATTATTGCCTCGATTTGCAATACCCTAGACATACCCCACATTGTCTACGATTGGCTGCCCAATGAGTCCATACCAGATCGCCAGCACTCCACCATGACCCTGAATGTACATCCCGATAACCTATTGCTATCCCAAGGATTTGCAGAAATAGTACAGAGTTTTGGCTGGCGAAGTTTTACGATTATCTATGAATCGGATAGAG AGCTCCAACAATTGCAGGATATTTTACAAATCGGTGAACCCAGCAACATGCCCACTACAATGAAACAGCTTGGTCCAGATGAGGACTACAGACCATTTTTAAAGGAAATTAAACTATCCACAGATAATTGTTTGATTGTGCACTGTTCGCCCTCGAATCTATTGAGCCTCTTGCAACAGGCAAACGAACTGAAAATGTTGGGGGAATATCAG AGTGTCTTCATACCCCTTCTGGACACACACACTATGGACTTCGGTGAACTCTCTGGCGTGGATGCAAACATAACGACAGTTCGTCTGATGGATCCCACAGATTTTCACATCAAGAATGTGGTACACGATTGGGAAGAGCATGAGAAAAGAGACGGACGATACTACAAAGTAGATCCAGGTCGGGTTAAGACACTGATGATACTCCTCAACGATGCAGTCTGGCTGTTCTCCAAGGGTTTGACGGAACTGGGAATTCTCGAAGAACTGACAGCCCCTGAGGTGGaatgcaaaaggaaaaagtcCTGGCCCCATGGTAGACGTATTATAGAGTTTATGAAAGCG CGGTCTGATGAGGCCTCGACGGGTCGCATTGATTTTAATGAGTACGGCCAGCGAAGCTTCTTCACCTTACGCTTCATGGAAGTGAATGCCGGTGGATATTTGGATCTGGCCACCTGGGATCCCGTCAATGGTTTGGATATCCTCAACGATGATGAGGAAAGCGAAAAGCGAGTGGGTCAAAAGTTGTCCAACAAAAcctttattatatcctccCGTTTGGGAGCGCCCTTTCTCACTCTAAAAGAACCCGAGGAGGGTGAGGTGCTCTATGGAAACGCCCGATACGAGGGCTACTCCATAGATCTCATAGATGCCATCGCTCAAATGCTAAATTTTAAGTACGAATTCCGTATGTCACCCGATGGCAGATATGGATCCCGCAATCCAACCACACAACTGTGGGATGGCATTGTTAGGCAACTAATCGATGGG AATGCTGATCTGGGCATCTGTGATCTGACAATGACCTCATCCAGACGTCAGGCTGTGGATTTTACGCCACCCTTTATGACCCTGGGCATCAGCATACTGTTCTCAAAGCCGCCCATACCACCCACCGATCTATTCTCATTCCTGTCGCCCTTCTCCTTGGATGTGTGGATCTATATGGGTTCGGCATATCTGTTTATATCGCTGCTGCTCTTCGCTCTGGCCCGTATGGCGCCCGACGACTGGGAGAATCCGCATCCCTGCAAGGAACCCGAGGAAGTTGAGAATATCTGGACGATAATGAACACCACGTGGCTGTCGATTGGATCGTTGATGGGACAAGGCTGCGATATATTGCCCAA GGCTGCCTCAACCCGTTTAGTGACTGGAATGTGGTGGTTCTTTGCTCTCATGATGTTGAACTCCTATACAGCCAATTTGGCTGCCTTTCTGACCAATTCTCGCCAGGGTAACTCAATCAGTAATGCCGAGGATCTGGCTGCCCAGACCAAGATCAAATATGGTGCCATGCTGGGCGGCTCCACTTTGGGTTTCTTTCGCGACTCTAACTTTACGACATATCAAAAAATGTGGACCGCCATGGAGAGTGCCAGTCCATCGGTATTTACCAAAACAAATGACGAAGGTGTTGAGAGGGTGCAGAAGGGCAAGAATCTCTATGCCTTCATGATGGAGTCAACCACTTTGGAGTACAATGTAGAGAGAAAGTGCGATCTTGTGCAGATCGGTGGCTGGTTGGACTATAAAAGCTATGGCATTGCAATGCCTTTTA ATTCTCCGTATCGCAAGCAGATCAGTGGAGCAGTCCTGAAGCTGGGAGAGCTGGGCAACCTGGCGGAGCTGAAGCGCAAGTGGTGGAAGGAGATGcatggcggcggcagctgtGAGAAGAGCGAGGATGGTGGGGGCGACACCCCCGAATTGGGTCTGGAGAATGTGGGCGGTGTATTCCTGGTCCTGGGATTAGGACTGCTCTCGGCTATGGTTCTAGGATGCACGGAATTCTTTTGGAATGTGAAATCTGTGGCCATTGAAGAGAAG ATCTCTCTCAAGGAAGCCTTACGATCGGAAGTTTTTTTTGCAATGAAAATTTGGATTACCACAAAGCCAGTGCACACCAGCTCTGGTTCCGGCagctcatcctcatcctccagTTCTAGCTCTTCTTCAAAATCCGGTAAATCCCGTTCAAGTCGTTCTAAGCCCTCGTCGACATCGAAGCCATTATCCATGAAGAGCCTTAAGAGCTTGGCCGATCCCGATATTGAGGCTTCGGTTCATAATAAGCTGAAGAAAATAGGCTCCATGTTCTCACTGAAATCCCAGAAAACTCCTCCACCGGAAATTGTCTGGAAAGTGGATAAGTCAACGCAAATGGATGAAGTTCTGGAACCCGAAGAAGAGCCAGAGGTTATACCACTGCCAGAGCAACCACACCAtcgacatcatcatcatcatcaccatcaccgccatcaccatcatcataaTCAGGAGGAGATGGATCAGGACCATCAGATGGAACCATCTAAGAACCAACGCGCCAGCAAATTGAGTAATGGTGTACCTTAA
- the LOC6902594 gene encoding cilia- and flagella-associated protein 299 yields MGSHQVDFSVLEFDTYNDYINSFATADDERFLSNQKIIKSIVQLGYRTTKVPYDNDEFDRRVLIAEQAIRPKTTAMGLLGDFMSPSNNDPVLLEFKRREVPNLNKYLSTIVFTSYISSDGYEISGYIDLDSSWRMGGSDTKKIDWKCVFEGRCRVRPMAHHLSYSNARYNMVKYTHSDNYLVMHDHHFGLLFMHKGDHKIITVGGQANLYSRNAKRSMVYSPKLGYVVFYDHLVRKKV; encoded by the exons ATGGGCAGTCATCAAGTGGACTTTAGTGTCTTAGAATTCGATACATACAATGATTACATCAACTCCTTTGCCACTGCAGACGATGAACGCTTTCTGAGCAACCAAAAGATCATCAAATCTATTGTACAGCTGGGATACCGCACCACCAAGGTCCCCTACGACAACGATGAGTTCGATAGACGTGTGCTTATTGCCGAACAGGCCATCAGACCAAAGACTACCGCGATGGGGCTGTTGGGCGACTTTATGTCACCCTCGAACAATGATCCAGTGCTGCTAGAGTTTAAGCGACGCGAAGTACCCAACTTGAATAAGTATTTATCG ACCATAGTGTTTACTTCATATATATCCAGTGATGGTTATGAGATCTCTGGTTACATAGATCTGGACAGCAGTTGGCGCATGGGCGGCAGCGATACCAAGAAAATTGACTGGAAGTGCGTCTTTGAGGGCCGTTGTCGTGTGAGGCCCATGGCCCATCATTTGAGCTATTCGAATGCACGCTACAATATGGTCAAGTATACGCACAGCGATAACTATTTGGTGATGCACGATCATCACTTTGGTCTGTTGTTTATGCACAAGGGCGATCATAAGATTATCACAGTCGGTGGCCAGGCTAATTTGTATTCGAGAAATGCCAAAAGATCGATGGTTTACTCTCCCAAATTAGGATATGTGGTGTTCTACGACCATCTAGTACGCAAGAAGGTATAA
- the LOC4816270 gene encoding cilia- and flagella-associated protein 299 translates to MSYDSSTSTPDGWGGPRPSFTLSVDSRSLGAPMPSLASVFGSDSHWYNTVTLSGSRSGSSSRGTVGKSIPSWISGLRSKRPSITRLIQKNYENAVDFRSVESKLNISTLSHISLPMEKPSETLAKKERLMAETVAKYDYEDYLNTFVKLEDRRYLTSERVMQMLVPFRVIPGKILLSESKFQMEQAKGPLGAHYILTQNTIANDPLAIALAEREKLNAVKEISSIIFISTRDSKGFSISGYIDYEQSLRHCKLGYSSAHDWVNIFAGNQRLEPNENDLSFITWKTGKVFYNNSDNYKIIPDAMKGLCFQHKGDGCVILIEKRMTEDNPNCSFVESAKNGSIIIYDHKIRRKN, encoded by the exons ATGTCTTACGACAGTTCAACGTCCACACCTGATGGATGGGGTGGACCCCGGCCGAGTTTTACATTGTCTGTCGATAGTCGCTCCCTTGGAGCGCCCATGCCTAGCCTGGCATCAGTTTTTGGTAGTGACTCACACTGGTATAATACGGTTACTTTAAGCGGATCTCGTTCTGGCAGCAGTTCAAGGGGAACAGTTGGAAAATCCATCCCTAGTTGGATATCTGGCCTGCGTTCGAAACGGCCAAGTATAACTCGCTTGATCCAAAAAAATTACGAAAATGCTGTCGATTTCAGATCAGTAGAGAGCAAGCTTAATATCAGCACACTATCTCACATTTCTCTGCCAATGGAAAAGCCAAGCGAAACGTTGGCCAAAAAAGAAAGGCTAATGGCGGAAACTGTAGCCAAATACGACTATGAAGACTATCTAAATACGTTTGTCAAGTTGGAGGACAGAAGGTACTTGACAAGTGAACGGGTCATGCAGATGTTAGTGCCGTTTAGAGTCATTCCCGGGAAGATTTTGTTGAGCGAATCCAAGTTTCAGATGGAACAAGCAAAAGGTCCTCTGGGGGCTCACTATATTCTCACGCAGAATACTATTGCCAATGATCCACTGGCCATAGCACTGGCCGAGCGCGAGAAACTCAATGCCGTTAAAGAGATTTCG AGCATTATATTTATAAGCACTCGTGACTCCAAGGGCTTTAGCATATCCGGCTATATTGACTATGAACAGAGTTTGCGGCACTGCAAGTTGGGCTATTCTTCGGCACACGATTGGGTCAATATTTTTGCCGGTAATCAGCGTCTCGAGCCGAACGAAAACGACCTGAGTTTCATCACATGGAAGACGGGCAAAGTCTTTTACAATAATTCGGATAATTACAAGATTATTCCGGACGCCATGAAGGGTTTGTGTTTCCAGCACAAGGGCGATGGTTGTGTGATTCTTATTGAAAAGCGCATGACTGAGGATAATCCAAACTGCAGTTTTGTGGAATCAGCAAAGAATGGTtcgatcattatctatgatcaTAAAATAAGGCGAAAAAATTGA
- the GluRIIA gene encoding glutamate receptor ionotropic, kainate 1, whose protein sequence is MHFCPVYIYAFVLFKTILALSGDGRNEITVGAIFYENEKEIELSFDQAFREVNNLKFAELRFVTIKRYMPSNDSFLLQQITCELISNGVAAIFGPSSKAASDIVAQIANTTGIPHIEYDLKLEATRQEHLNHQMSVNVAPTLSVLSRAYFEIIKTNYEWRTFTLIYETPEGLARLQDLMNIHALNSDYVKLRNLADYAGDYRVLWKEADETFHEHRIILDCEPGTLKELLKISVDFKLQGPFRNWFLTHLNTHSSGLKDIYNEDFKANITSVRLKIVDPNPFERKKTRISRVDQILGNQTMLPILIYDAVVLFANSARNIIAAMQPYHPPNRHCGSPNPWMLGPFIVNEMKTISEDDVEPHFKTENMKLDENGQRTQFNLEIYKPTVNEPLMIWTPDNGIKRRHISLDLGDSGSTQDFSVQRKVYTVVTHYEEPYFMMKEDHENFRGREKYEGYAVDLISKLSELLEFDYEFMIVNGNGKYNSETKQWDGIIRKLIDHHAQIGVCDLTITQLRRSVVDFTVPFMQLGISILHYKSPPEPKNQFAFLEPFAVEVWIYMIFAQLVMTLAFVLIARLSYREWLPPNPAIPDPDELENIWNVNNSTWLMVGSIMQQGCDILPRGPHMRILTGMWWFFALMMLSTYTANLAAFLTSNKWQSTIKDLQGLIEQDEVKYGSMRGGSTSLFFSESNETDYQRAWNQMKDFNPSAFTTTNKEGVARVRKEKGSYAFLMETTSLTYNIERNCDLTQIGEQIGEKHYGLAVPLGADYRTNLSVSILQLSEKGELYKMKNKWWKNHNVTCDTFHEVDGDELSIIELGGVFLVLAGGVLTGVILGIFEFLWNVQHVAVEERVTPWQALKAELIFALKFWVPKKPLRISGSSEKSSSRRSSGSKKSRSKTGS, encoded by the exons ATGCATTTCTGTCCAGTCTACATTTATGCCTTTGTATTATTCAAAACGATTTTGGCCCTGAGTGGCGATGGTCGTAATGAAATCACAGTGG GTGCCATTTtctatgaaaatgaaaaggaaatCGAACTCAGTTTCGATCAGGCATTTCGTGAGGTCAATAATTTGAAATTCGCGGAACTGCGTTTTGTCACTATCAAGCGATATATGCCATCGAATGATAGTTTCCTGCTACAACAGATTA CTTGTGAACTGATTTCCAATGGCGTTGCGGCTATTTTCGGACCAAGTTCAAAGGCAGCTAGTG atATTGTGGCGCAAATTGCAAACACGACCGGCATTCCACATATAGAATACGATCTGAAACTGGAGGCTACGCGTCAGGAGCATTTAAATCATCAGATGTCTGTGAATGTGGCACCCACCTTGTCCGTTCTATCGCGTGCCTACTTTGAGATCATCAAAACGAACTATGAATGGCGCACCTTTACACTCATCTACGAAACGCCAGAGG GTCTAGCACGCCTACAAGATCTTATGAACATTCATGCTCTTAACAGCGACTACGTAAAGCTCAGAAATCTGGCAGACTATGCAGGGGACTATCGAGTCTTATGGAAAGAGGCAGATGAGACCTTCCATGAACATCGCATCATATTGGATTGTGAGCCGGGAACATTGAAGGAATTACTCAAGATCTCTGTGGATTTCAAGTTACAGGGACCCTTTAGG AACTGGTTCCTCACACATCTGAATACGCATAGTTCTGGATTAAAGGATATTTATAATGAAGATTTCAAGGCAAATATCACATCAGTGCGTTTGAAAATCGTGGATCCCAATCCCTTTGAGAGGAAAAAGACCCGCATTAGCAGAGTGGAT CAAATACTAGGAAACCAAACGATGCTACCCATACTCATCTACGATGCTGTTGTGCTGTTTGCCAATTCGGCCAGGAATATTATAGCTGCCATGCAGCCCTATCATCCACCAAATAGACACTGTGGCAGTCCAAATCCTTGGATGCTGGGACCCTTTATAgtcaatgaaatgaaaacaataTCGGAGGATGATGTGGAGCCGCATTTCAAGACGGAAAACATGAAACTAGATGAAAACGGACAGCGTACACAGTTCAATCTGGAGATCTACAAGCCCACTGTGAACGAGCCTTTGATGATCTGGACACCGGATAATGGGATAAAGAGGCGTCACATTAGTCTGGATCTAGGGGACTCGGGTTCCACACAGGATTTCTCGGTGCAAAGGAAGGTCTACACTGTTGTCACGCACTATGAAGAGCCATATTTTATGATGAA GGAAGATCATGAGAACTTCAGAGGTCGCGAAAAATACGAAGGCTATGCTGTGGATCTCATCAGTAAATTGTCAGAGCTTTTGGAATTTGATTATGAGTTTATGATtgtcaatggcaatggcaaataCAATTCAGAGACCAAGCAATGGGATGGCATTATAAGAAAACTAATAGATCAC CATGCCCAAATAGGAGTCTGCGACCTGACCATCACCCAACTTCGACGCTCTGTAGTGGACTTTACGGTTCCCTTTATGCAGTTGGGGATCAGTATACTGCACTACAAGAGTCCTCCAGAGCCAAAGAACCAATTTGCCTTCCTAGAACCCTTTGCTGTGGAGGTCTGGATCTACATGATCTTTGCACAGCTGGTGAtgactttggcttttgtgttgATAGCCAG ACTTTCCTATCGCGAATGGTTGCCACCAAATCCGGCCATCCCGGACCCCGATGAATTGGAAAATATATGGAATGTAAACAACTCCACGTGGCTTATGGTGGGATCTATCATGCAACAGGGTTGCGATATACTCCCCAG agGCCCTCACATGCGAATTCTCACGGGAATGTGGTGGTTCTTTGCTTTGATGATGCTCAGTACCTACACTGCTAATTTGGCTGCCTTTTTGACCAGTAACAAATGGCAGAGTACCATCAAAGATTTACAGGGTCTCATTGAACAGGATGAAGTGAAGTACGGCAGCATGCGTGGTGGCAGTACTTCGCTGTTCTTTTCGGAATCGAATGAGACCGACTATCAGAGGGCCTGGAATCAAATGAAGGACTTTAATCCATCGGCAttcaccaccaccaacaaggAGGGTGTCGCACGAGTACGAAAGGAAAAGGGCTCCTATGCTTTTTTGATGGAGACCACCAGCCTTACCTATAATATTGAAAGGAACTGCGATTTGACACAGATTGGCGAACAGATTGGAGAGAAACATTATGGTTTGGCAGTGCCATTGG GAGCTGACTATCGCACTAACCTAAGTGTTTCCATACTTCAATTGAGCGAGAAGGGTGAGCTCTACAAAATGAAGAACAAGTGGTGGAAGAACCACAACGTTACCTGCGACACCTTCCATGAGGTGGACGGGGATGAGCTATCGATTATCGAGCTGGGCGGTGTATTCCTTGTACTAGCTGGAGGCGTGCTCACTGGCGTGATTTTGGGCATATTTGAGTTCCTCTGGAATGTCCAGCATGTGGCTGTTGAGGAACGTGTCACACCCTGGCAGGCACTGAAAGCGGAACTCATCTTTGCCCTCAAATTTTGGGTGCCCAAGAAACCCCTAAGAATATCCGGTAGCAGCGAGAAATCCTCCTCTCGTAGATCATCTGGCTCTAAGAAGAGTCGCAGCAAGACGGGCAGttag